Below is a window of Mycolicibacterium gilvum DNA.
CGGCTCGGTCGCCGAGATACAGGCGAGCCCGGCGGGGGCGCAAATCGGCGCGTTCTTCGACCTCGACGGAACCCTGGTGGCGGGGTTCACCGGCGTGGTGATGACGCAGGATCGGTTGCGGCGCAGACAGATGTCGGTGGGCGAGTTCATCGGCATGGTGCAGGCCGGGCTGAACCACCAACTCGGCCGTTCCGAGTTCGAGGACCTCATCGGCAAGGGCGCGCGGATGCTGCGCGGCAACTCGCTCGACGACGTCGACGAACTCGCCGAGAGGCTGTTCGTGCAGAAGATCGTCGGCAGGATCTATCCGGAGATGCGCGAGATCGTCCGCGCGCACATGAACCGCGGCCACACCGTCGTCCTCAGTTCGTCGGCGCTGACGGTCCAGGTCGAGCCGTCGCCCGATTCCTGGGCATCGACAACGTGCTGAGCAACAAGTTCGAGATC
It encodes the following:
- a CDS encoding haloacid dehalogenase-like hydrolase — encoded protein: MTSEIPVNRQMRLPGSVAEIQASPAGAQIGAFFDLDGTLVAGFTGVVMTQDRLRRRQMSVGEFIGMVQAGLNHQLGRSEFEDLIGKGARMLRGNSLDDVDELAERLFVQKIVGRIYPEMREIVRAHMNRGHTVVLSSSALTVQVEPSPDSWASTTC